One genomic region from Desulfocurvibacter africanus subsp. africanus DSM 2603 encodes:
- a CDS encoding HU family DNA-binding protein, with protein MDYPGVCLACTDENCNVEYADVDAARARVHETPLTGYTKTIVKNLQSTFPEKFPTEEDAYLTLDVMKAIIAMGLNNDDAVDIQGLGTFKTKQEGDRKVVTFSPETALVEAISK; from the coding sequence ATGGACTACCCAGGCGTATGTCTCGCTTGTACTGATGAGAATTGCAATGTTGAGTATGCTGATGTTGATGCTGCTAGAGCCCGTGTACATGAAACTCCCCTGACAGGTTATACCAAGACAATTGTTAAAAATCTGCAAAGCACGTTTCCAGAAAAGTTTCCCACTGAGGAAGACGCCTATCTGACGTTGGATGTCATGAAGGCCATCATCGCCATGGGCCTGAATAATGATGATGCAGTCGATATCCAAGGTCTGGGGACATTCAAGACCAAGCAGGAAGGCGACCGCAAGGTCGTGACATTCTCTCCCGAAACAGCCTTGGTCGAAGCCATCAGCAAGTAG